ATGGTGGCCCACCCACCGGCGACGAGCTCGTCGGTCTGCGGGGTGCGGGTGACGGTGACGGTGTCGCCGGCGCGCAGCGCGGTGGTGGAGATGCGACCTCGGAGGGTCACGGTTTCGGTCTTCGGCGTCGGCTCCGGGGTGCTGGTGGCGCGGCGGGTGGTGGTCTTCTTCGCGGTCATGATTGCTCCTTAGTAGGCGAGTTCGACGGTGAGGGTCTTCACCCAGGCCAGTGCCCCGCCCTGGGGTCCGATGGGGTCGGTGGCGGTCCAGGTGCCCTGGATGATGAGGTCACGGTCGTCGCAGGCGGTGACCGCGGCGCACAGGGCGCGTTCCAGGCGGGTGGCGTCGTCGAGGCCGACGAGGGCGTCGTGTTCCATCGCGTGTGGGGGCGGCGGGTCGCCGTTGTCGTCGACGGTCGCCACGCAGCGGGCGGCACCGACCTGGATGGAGACGACGGGGGAGCCGTTGCAGGGCACCGCGATGTCGGTCTCGCTGGGGAACATGTTCGTGCGGTAGATGCGGATGACGTTGGCCCAGACGATGCCCGCACAGTCGGCGGACCACAGGCCATCGAGGGCGATGTCGGCACCGGGACGGTGCTCGACGGACGGGACGGTGCCGCCGAGGGGGACGTTGTCGGGGTCGGTGAACTCGGCACGGAGGGCTTCGATGACCTCGCCGACGACTGGTATGAGCGCGCGCATGGTCAGAGGTTCGCATCATCAGGTGACTTGTGGTCCTGACCAGCGAAAAGGTGTATAATCAAGTAAAAGCGGCCCGGCCTAGTGCGCCAACACTAGACGGGCCTAACCCAGACGCTGCGAAGGAGCGTGAGGGCTGTGACTCAGCCTACCTATGACGAATTGTGGCTACCGATTCCGGGGTTCGAGGGATTCTACGAAGTCTCGAACCAGGGGAGGGTTCGGAGCCTGGGCCGCCGGGTGGTTTACGCCGATGGTTCTGTCCATACTCATCCGGGAAAACTACTCAGGCAGTCGATCTGCAAGATGGGGCGGCATCGAGTCGACCTCCGCGCCAACGGGAAGCGGTCGAATCGTCTCGTCCATCGGCTCGTTCTTGAGGCGTTCGTTGGGCCCTGCCCGCCCGGCATGGAGTGCTGCCACTTCGACGATAACCCGTCGAACAATTGCCTAGACAACCTCCGGTGGGGGACACGCATGGAGAATTTTGACGACCGTGCACGCAACGGCATCGGCTATCAGGCAAACCAGACGACGTGTAAGTTCGGGCACCCGCTCGAAGGGGCAAATCTCATGCCGTCTGCCCTTCGGAAAGGGAAGCGTGCTTGTTACGCATGCAACCGTGCCCACGGGTACATCCGCTACCGGAAGGAGCTGAAACCCAAGTTCCAGGAGATCGCCGACGGCTACTACCAAATGCTTTGATCGGGCGACCAAACGGTCGAAGGCTCAACGAGCCGGTTGGGGTTCCACGCCCGGATCCACAGGTCGACCTCGGGCAGGCCGGTCGCACCGGAGTCGAAGATGTCCTGCGGGTCGACCATGGAGACGGTGACGCCTTGGCGCTGTACCTGGGTGGTGCGGCGGGGGAGGGCGCATTTGCCGGTGGTGCACGCGGCGAGGAACTCCTTCGCCAGCGTCCCGACGGCGTGCGCCGCGCCTGCTGGGGGAGGTGTGCCGCGGAGGTAGCGGATCGACCAGGTGCCGGGGTCACCCTCGGGGCGGTCGAGGTGCTGGGCGGGCCACGGGTGCCCGTCGCGGCGCATGATCCGGTCGCCGTGGACGACGATGGACGACAGGTCAACGTCGTCGCCGTCGACGCTCATGCCCAGGAGTTTGTGGACGGGGCCGGGGAGGATGATCGCTCCGGTGCGGTCGCAGGCGGTGGTGGTGCAGGCGGGGGCGTTGCGGATGGTGCCGTTGTCGAGGTGGGGGACCCAGCCGGGGCCGGGGGCCAGCGGGATGCCCGACGGTGGGGTGCCGGGCGGGCAGGGGCGGGCTTCGACGGGGCAGGTCCCGAAGCGTCGGCCGGTGAGTGCCCAGAGGACGCCGACGGCGGTGTTCACCGCTTCGGCGACGATGGCCGGGTCGGCGTTTTCGGGCAGGCAGGTGCGGTCGACGGGCCAGGTGCATGGTCTGGTGGTCATGTGGCTCAGGGTGGTGGGTGGAGGTGACATGGTGAAGGCCCCACCCGGCCAGTCGTTCGGGTGGGGCCTTCCTTCCCCTGTGCTCACCGCAGCAACGGTGGCCGCCGGTGCCGGGGCCGGCAGGGCCCCATGGCGACCACACCATTCCAGACCCGGTGGCCCCGGCACGAGCCGAAAACTACGGGCACGGGGTGACCCGCGCCCCAACCGGGCCCCGGACCCCGCCCGGCGGGCATACGCGGGCATGGGCCCGCAACGTCACTGTGACGAATACGGCGAGGTAGGGGGGCCGCCCGATGTCACCCCTCCTTCGTACTTTCCGCGCCATGACCGACCACACCGAAACGTGGCGCCCCATCCCCGGATGGGAAGGCCGCTACGAAGCCAGCACCCACGGCCGAATCCGCAACGTCCCCCGCCGCATCATCATGCGCAACGGCATCCCCAAAACAATCCGCCCCCGAATCCTCACGCCCCAACGCAAAGACAAATACGGGCACCTCACCCTCAACCTCTCCCGCGGCGACGGACGATCCAACAACCGCATGGTCCACCGACTCATCGCGGAGACCTTCCTCGGACCACGCCCCGACGGCATGCACGTCCGCCACCTCAACGGCGACCCCACCGACAACCGCCCCGAAAACCTCGCCTACGGCACCCACTCCGAGAACATGCGGGACATGGTCCGCCACGGGCGCAACAACGTCTCCAAGACACACTGCCCCCAAGGACACCCCTACAGCGGCGCCAACCTTCGTGGAGAAGTTGGCGTGGGACGACGCGTGTGCCGCTCGTGCGCGGCCACCCACTCCGCGATCCAGCGCGGGAGCGCGCGACGGGAGGACTTCACGGAAGTCGCTGACCGCTACTTCGAGCAGTTCACCGGCGTCCCCTTCGTCCGAAACGGCGAGACCCCTCCACTTCCCGTCGAAAGGAAGCGGAGGGGCCAGGCGACGAGGCGGGCAGCCTAGTTGTCCGTGCTCTCGCCAGCGACCGCAGCGAAGTAGGGTTGCGGCAATGAAAGTTTCGTCGGGCCGTCGGTGACCTCCGGCGGGGCGATGGTCACGCGCTCGTGATGCAGGTGCTCCATGCCCATCGGGGTCAGCAGCCGACCCGCGGTGTTCTCCTTGTCCTGGGCGACGACGTTGTACGGGCCCTTGCCCCACTTGGGGCCGGCGCCGGTGATGCCGGTGAGGGTGAAGGTCATCGCGGACGCTCCGATCTCGAAGTCGCCCATGGTGGCTTCCTTAATCCACGGCAGCAGGAAGTAGCCGTAGCCGACGGCGTTGGCGCCAGCGGCGAGGGCGGAGTCGTCCTTCGGGATCTCGCAGTCGTCGGCGCCGACGCCGGTCCACACCTCGACGGCGGCGCCACCGTCGGTCTTGACCGTCTTGCTCGAGCGGAAGCCGACGGGCTTGTTGGCGTAGTCGAGGACGACGGGGTCGTCGGTGAAGAACGACACCAGGGCCGGGTCGACGCGGCAGAATTCGGCCTCGAACTCGAACCACTTCAGCTCCGGCGGGGTGCGGTCGGCGACGCACACCTCACCGTCGGCGTTGGTGGTCTCCAGGTCCTCGGCGTCCTTCATGACCTTGGTGAACTTCACGGTCACGAAGCCCTTGGTGACGATGGTGGACGATTCGCCCGCCTGGGGCAGGCCGCACGGGCCGACTCGGGTGGCGCGGAGCCGCTTGCCCCGCACGATGGCGTGTGCCATATCTCCTCCTAGAGATGTGTTTTTGTGGGTGCGGCCCACTCCGAGCCGTCACAGGTATTCGTAGGGGTGGGGGGTGACCCGGCCTAGGGGGCGAGCCCCGCCTTCTTCGCCACCGCGGTGGGCACCACCCACCCATGCGGGCCGGTGGTGGTGGCGACGTCGGAGGCGCTGCCGGCGGCGTCGAGCAGCAGCCCGACGAGGACCGGGGTGTCGGCGACGTCGACCGGGGTGATGGCGGTGGTGCCGTCGCCGCGGTCGATGGACACGTGCGGCGGGGCAGTGGGCTTGCGGGTGGCGGGTTTACGGGTGGCCATGGTGTCTCCTAGGGGCTGGTGATGGTGGCGGCGGCGGTCGGGGTGTCCCACGCGACGGCGACGACCCGCTCCGCCAGGGCCATGCGGGTGTTGGTGCGGGCGTTGAGCGTCAGCGACTCGGTGACGGGGGAGCGTCGGATGATCACCGGGCCGGTGCCCACGACGGTGTCGCCGAGGTCGGTGTACCCGGCGCCGAACGCCCACCGGTGGCCGCCCGGCGTCAGCAGGCGGGAACCCTGGCGGATGATCATCGACGCCTTCTCCGCGACGGCCAGCAGTCCGCGGCGGGCGTGGATCACCCCGGTGAATCCATCCGCCGTGAGCTCCTGCTCCAGGTGGGCGACCGCGGCGACGATGTCGGCGACCTGCGTGGCCGTGACCTTCTTCAGGTCGGTGGCCGCGTGCTTCTCGACGTCGACCTGCTCGGCCAGCCGGAGGGCCTGGGCGGCCCGGGCCTTCGCCTCCTCGTCGGTGATGCCGACGGTGTTGCATTCGTCGGCGGCCCACACGATCGTCGCGTCGACGTCGCGCGGCGCCGGCCGGGGACCGCCCTTGCCCGGGGTATCGCCGGGGGTGGGGCACTCGGTGGGCCACGAACCGTGGGGCCCGTGGTTCGGGGAGTCGACGGTCAGGCCACCGAGGTGCCGGGCCGCGAGGTCGTCGATGAGGGTGGCCGCGTCGTACAGGCCACCGGTGTAGGGGTTGGCCGGGGGCAGCACCACCGGCACGGTGGGAAGCGCCATCGCTCCTCCTTCTTTTGCTGTGGGATGGGGAAAGCGCCCGGCGGGTGGGGGCCTTAAGCCGCCACGCCCCCAGGCGCTTTCAACGGGGTGGTGCTATCCGGCGGCCGCGGCGACCGGGCCACGGAGACCGACCATGCCGTCGACCTTCACCGGGATGGTCACGACGCGGGACTCCATGTCGCGGTTGATCACCGCGAGGCCGTCCTCGGTGAACAGCTGGATCTGCTTGTTGGTCTTCAGGAGGGTGGAGTCGTGGGTCACGCCGATGTTGACGACCGGTTCCAGGGCCTTCGCCCACGCTCCGGCGCGCCACAGGGCGACCTTGACCTCCGCCGGCCAGGCCTTCGCCGGGGTCTTCGCCCCGATGACGTCGTTCTGCCAGTCGGCGACGAACTGCAGGTTCGCGCCGCGGTCGCGGAAGTGGTCGATGATGTGCTGGTCGGTGACCCGCTCGGGCAGCACCTCGTCGCGGTAGGCGAGGTCGGAGCGCAGCAGGCCGAGCAGCCACTCGGGGGCCATGCCCTCCAGCGACTGGGTGCGGCCCAGGCGGTGGCGGGCCCGCATGTCGGCGACCTGCAGTTCCAGGGTCGACAGCACCGCGCCGGCCGCGCCGAACACGCCGGTGAAGCCGCTGACGTCGGTGGACGCGGCGACGATCTTGCCGATGGTGCGGGCGTTGATCTTGTGCTGGTGCAGGCGCAGCGCTTCCTCGATGTACTTCTTCGTCAGTTCCGGCCACGCCTTGTCCTGCAGGATGCCGTTGGTGATGCACACGCCGACGGCGTCGAGGCGGGACTCCTCGAACTCGCCGCACGGAATCTCGTAGCAGGTCTTCTCGGTGCCGGCCTGGGCCTGCGCCTCGGTCTGCTCGAAGCCGATGGCGGCATAGAGGGCGGAGTAGTCCGGTTCCTTCGGCAGCTTGATGCCACCGCGCTTGACGCCGACCTCCGGCAGGGACAGCAGGCCGGACACCGGCAGCGTCGGCAGGAAGTCGTACATCGTCTCGCTGGGGGCGCACCAGCTGCCGGCGGCGACGAGGGATCCGCCGGGCAGGCGGGATTCGTCGGTGGCGCGGTCGAACACCTCGATGGCGTCGGCCTCGTCGCCGATCATGAACTCGGCGGGGATGTCGCGGTCGACGTAGGCGAGGGTGGTTTCGGATCGGCCGTTCGACCCGATGACGCGGGCGGCGCGGCCGGTGGCGAGGTTGCCGAACTCCTTCGCGACGCGCATCGAGTCGACGATGCCGGTCTCGAAGTTCTGGGCGGACGTGGTGAGGCGGAAGCCACGTTCGGGGGCGGGGACCTTGGGGGTCTCGCCGTTGGCGGCGTCGGCGAAGCGGGTGCGGCGGCCGGAGGCGGTGACCGGCTGGCGGTCGTCGGCCTTCTCGTCGGCCTTCGCCTCCTCACCGTCATCGTCGTTGCCGTCGTCCGCGGGCTCGGCGGTGTCCTCCGGGGCGGTGCCCTCGTCCTCGTCCGTCTCCTCGGCGGCCGGGGCGGGGGCGACGGTGGCGGCCATCTCCGCGGCGGCGGTGGCACGCTCATCGGCGGCCGACAGTTCCGCGGCGGCGCCGTCGATCGACGCGATCGCCTCGGTGATCGCCTTCATCTCGGCGAACTCGTCCTGGGTGGGGGCGCCGGTGCCGTCGCCGTAGATCTCGTTGAAAACGTCGACTGCCTGGGCTCGCAGCTGGGCGAGGCCGTCAGCGTCGGTGGGCAGGTTCTCGGGGAGCTTGAATCCCATCTGTCCTGATCCTTCCTTGATTGTGGTGTGCGCCCCGGCCATGCCCGTGGGCTCACCACACATCCAAGGGATCAGGGGTGACATTGCCTCGCGGCTACGAAACTCCGAGGAGATTCGCGACCAGGCTCGTGATGATTCCGCCGACCAGGAGCGCTACGCCCAGCCACGGTGACCGACGGTTGTCGGGGAACTGGGCCCGCAGGAATCTCCTCATCGCTTCGCGTTCCATCGCCGCGGAGGGGCCGACCTGGTTGACGATTGCTTCGGTGACGTCAGACGGAGCCTGGATCTTGGGGATGGTGATTCGCCCGGATCGGATCTCGGGGGACAGGCCACGCTTCTTGAGGTGGTTGCGGTGCTCGTCGGCTTTGGCGTCAGCGGCTTCGAGGTCGGCCTTGAAAGCGCGGGCGTTGTCCATCGTGGACTTCACGTCGGCGACGACGAGGCCGCCGCCGAGCAACTGCAGCCCGGCGGCGACTGAATGGAGGGTGTAGAGGATTGCTGGGCACATGCCTTCGAAACTAACCGGGTGGGCGCCCCTTGTTAAGCGTCGGTGCGGAGGATGGTGCCGCCGCCGGCGGACGTCGCGGCGATGCGGGCCTCGGTCTCCGTGAGGTAGATGCGGGTGGAGCCGTCGGGGAACGTGACCTCGTACTTCGGTGCCGGGCGGGCGGCGCCGCCGCACATGCCGCAGCTCACGGCAGGACCTCCAACGCCTCGGTGGCGACGGTGATGGCGGCGTCGAGCATGTCGGGCCGGTACCCCGACCAGTGGTCGAGACCATCCGGCAGATCGACGGTGACGACCGGCAGCATCGAATACCCGAGCTGCTCGACGGCGAAGCGGCCCACCGCGTCGCGGGTGACGTCGACGAGCTTGAAATCCACGCCGGCGCGGCGGAGATGCCGCTTCGTAGCGTGGCACTGCATGCACGACGGGGCGGTGTAGACGGTGATCATCCGGTCGGGGGTCACTTGATGCCCCCGGCGAGCAGGGAGGCGGCCATGCGGCGCGCTTCGACGGTGCGGGCCTCGGTGGCCTCCGCGGTGGCGCGGCGCTCCTCGTAGCGGCGCAGCCCTTCGGCGACGGCGTCGGCGAGGACGTCCTCGCGGGTGCGGCGCGGCATGACGGCGGCGGCGACCAGCGACATCTCCGCCCCTTCGGCGGCCGCGTAGGCGCGGGGCACCGGGAAGCCCGGGGTGTTGACCGACAGGGCGGCGACGAGCTCCAGGTTGCCGCCCACCGACCGCCAATCCCCCGACAGGGGCGCGGACGCTCCGGCGCGGACGGTGGCGGTGTCGGCGTCGGGGTTGATGATCCCGGCGACCCAGATGCCGTGGGC
This genomic stretch from Corynebacterium hansenii harbors:
- a CDS encoding DUF7196 family protein produces the protein MSCGMCGGAARPAPKYEVTFPDGSTRIYLTETEARIAATSAGGGTILRTDA
- a CDS encoding major capsid protein, with product MGFKLPENLPTDADGLAQLRAQAVDVFNEIYGDGTGAPTQDEFAEMKAITEAIASIDGAAAELSAADERATAAAEMAATVAPAPAAEETDEDEGTAPEDTAEPADDGNDDDGEEAKADEKADDRQPVTASGRRTRFADAANGETPKVPAPERGFRLTTSAQNFETGIVDSMRVAKEFGNLATGRAARVIGSNGRSETTLAYVDRDIPAEFMIGDEADAIEVFDRATDESRLPGGSLVAAGSWCAPSETMYDFLPTLPVSGLLSLPEVGVKRGGIKLPKEPDYSALYAAIGFEQTEAQAQAGTEKTCYEIPCGEFEESRLDAVGVCITNGILQDKAWPELTKKYIEEALRLHQHKINARTIGKIVAASTDVSGFTGVFGAAGAVLSTLELQVADMRARHRLGRTQSLEGMAPEWLLGLLRSDLAYRDEVLPERVTDQHIIDHFRDRGANLQFVADWQNDVIGAKTPAKAWPAEVKVALWRAGAWAKALEPVVNIGVTHDSTLLKTNKQIQLFTEDGLAVINRDMESRVVTIPVKVDGMVGLRGPVAAAAG
- a CDS encoding glutaredoxin domain-containing protein, translated to MTPDRMITVYTAPSCMQCHATKRHLRRAGVDFKLVDVTRDAVGRFAVEQLGYSMLPVVTVDLPDGLDHWSGYRPDMLDAAITVATEALEVLP
- a CDS encoding NUMOD4 motif-containing HNH endonuclease, giving the protein MTQPTYDELWLPIPGFEGFYEVSNQGRVRSLGRRVVYADGSVHTHPGKLLRQSICKMGRHRVDLRANGKRSNRLVHRLVLEAFVGPCPPGMECCHFDDNPSNNCLDNLRWGTRMENFDDRARNGIGYQANQTTCKFGHPLEGANLMPSALRKGKRACYACNRAHGYIRYRKELKPKFQEIADGYYQML
- a CDS encoding NUMOD4 motif-containing HNH endonuclease — protein: MTDHTETWRPIPGWEGRYEASTHGRIRNVPRRIIMRNGIPKTIRPRILTPQRKDKYGHLTLNLSRGDGRSNNRMVHRLIAETFLGPRPDGMHVRHLNGDPTDNRPENLAYGTHSENMRDMVRHGRNNVSKTHCPQGHPYSGANLRGEVGVGRRVCRSCAATHSAIQRGSARREDFTEVADRYFEQFTGVPFVRNGETPPLPVERKRRGQATRRAA